A section of the Ovis canadensis isolate MfBH-ARS-UI-01 breed Bighorn chromosome 1, ARS-UI_OviCan_v2, whole genome shotgun sequence genome encodes:
- the CRYZL1 gene encoding quinone oxidoreductase-like protein 1 isoform X1, giving the protein MKGLYFQQSSTNEEITFVFQERENLPVTEDNYVKLQVKACALSQINTKLLAEMKMEKEFFPVGREVAGIVLDVGSKVSFFQPDDEVVGILPLDSEDPGLCEAVRVHEHYLVHKPEKVTWTEAAGTIRDGLRAYTALHYLSHLSPGKSVLIMDGASTLGTIAIQLAHHRGAKVISTACSLEDKQFLERFRPPIARVIDVSNGKAHVAESCLEETGGLGVDIVLDAGVRLYNKDDEPAEKLQLLPHKHDIITLLGVGGHWVTTEENLQLDPPDSHCLFLKGAAVAFLNDEVWNLSNVQQGKYLCILKDVMEKLSTGVFRPQLDEPIPLYEAKVTMEVVQKNQGRKKQVVHF; this is encoded by the exons GAAAATCTTCCTGTTACAGAAGATAACTATGTGAAACTTCAAGTTAAAGCTTGTGCTCTGAGCCAGATAAATACAAAG ctTCTGGCAGAAATGAAGATGGAAAAGGAATTCTTTCCTGTTGGGAGAGAAGTTGCTGGAATTGTGTTAGATG TTGGAAGCAAGGTATCATTCTTTCAACCAGATGATGAAGTAGTGG gaATTCTGCCCCTGGATTCTGAAGACCCTGGACTTTGTGAAGCTGTTCGAGTCCATGAGCATTACTTGG TTCACAAACCAGAAAAAGTCACGTGGACAGAAGCTGCTGGAACCATCCGGGATGGATTACGAGCCTATACAGCCCTGCATTACCTTTCTCatctctcgcctggaaaatccgtgCTGATAATGGATGGAGCAAGT ACACTTGGTACAATAGCCATTCAGTTAGCACACCACAGAGGAGCCAAAGTGATCTCAACAGCCTGCAGCCTTGAAGACAAGCAGTTTCTTGAAAGATTTAGGCCTCCTATAG CTCGAGTGATCGATGTGTCTAACGGGAAAGCCCATGTGGCTGAAAGCTGTTTAGAAGAAACAGGTGGTCTCGGAGTGGACATTGTCCTAGATGCTGGAG TGAGGTTATATAATAAAGATGACGAACCAGCTGAAAAATTACAACTACTACCACATAAACATGATATCATCACCCTTCTTGGTGTTGGAGGCCATTGGGTAACAACAGAAGAAAACCTGCAG CTGGATCCTCCAGATAGTCATTGCCTTTTCCTCAAGGGAGCAGCAGTGGCTTTCCTTAATGATGAAGTTTGGAATCTGTCAAATGTACAACAGGGAAAGTATCTTT GTATCTTAAAAGATGTGATGGAGAAGTTATCAACTGGTGTTTTTAG ACCTCAGTTGGATGAACCCATTCCACTATACGAGGCAAAAGTTACCATGGAAGTTGTTCAGAAAAACCAAGGAAGAAAGAAGCAAgttgttcatttttaa
- the CRYZL1 gene encoding quinone oxidoreductase-like protein 1 isoform X2, translating into MKGLYFQQSSTNEEITFVFQERENLPVTEDNYVKLQVKACALSQINTKLLAEMKMEKEFFPVGREVAGIVLDVGSKVSFFQPDDEVVGILPLDSEDPGLCEAVRVHEHYLVHKPEKVTWTEAAGTIRDGLRAYTALHYLSHLSPGKSVLIMDGASTLGTIAIQLAHHRGAKVISTACSLEDKQFLERFRPPIARVIDVSNGKAHVAESCLEETGGLGVDIVLDAGVRLYNKDDEPAEKLQLLPHKHDIITLLGVGGHWVTTEENLQLDPPDSHCLFLKGAAVAFLNDEVWNLSNVQQGKYLSTYLKRCDGEVINWCF; encoded by the exons GAAAATCTTCCTGTTACAGAAGATAACTATGTGAAACTTCAAGTTAAAGCTTGTGCTCTGAGCCAGATAAATACAAAG ctTCTGGCAGAAATGAAGATGGAAAAGGAATTCTTTCCTGTTGGGAGAGAAGTTGCTGGAATTGTGTTAGATG TTGGAAGCAAGGTATCATTCTTTCAACCAGATGATGAAGTAGTGG gaATTCTGCCCCTGGATTCTGAAGACCCTGGACTTTGTGAAGCTGTTCGAGTCCATGAGCATTACTTGG TTCACAAACCAGAAAAAGTCACGTGGACAGAAGCTGCTGGAACCATCCGGGATGGATTACGAGCCTATACAGCCCTGCATTACCTTTCTCatctctcgcctggaaaatccgtgCTGATAATGGATGGAGCAAGT ACACTTGGTACAATAGCCATTCAGTTAGCACACCACAGAGGAGCCAAAGTGATCTCAACAGCCTGCAGCCTTGAAGACAAGCAGTTTCTTGAAAGATTTAGGCCTCCTATAG CTCGAGTGATCGATGTGTCTAACGGGAAAGCCCATGTGGCTGAAAGCTGTTTAGAAGAAACAGGTGGTCTCGGAGTGGACATTGTCCTAGATGCTGGAG TGAGGTTATATAATAAAGATGACGAACCAGCTGAAAAATTACAACTACTACCACATAAACATGATATCATCACCCTTCTTGGTGTTGGAGGCCATTGGGTAACAACAGAAGAAAACCTGCAG CTGGATCCTCCAGATAGTCATTGCCTTTTCCTCAAGGGAGCAGCAGTGGCTTTCCTTAATGATGAAGTTTGGAATCTGTCAAATGTACAACAGGGAAAGTATCTTT CTACGTATCTTAAAAGATGTGATGGAGAAGTTATCAACTGGTGTTTTTAG